The stretch of DNA GCAGATTTTATCCAATAATCTATTTGTTTTTGTTTGACAGCGCCTTTCAAAATAGTATTCATTTTTTTCCTGTATCTGCGCTTATCAGGGTCTAAACATAAAGTTTTGCAGGACGAATGAGCTGAAAAACAGCTATAATAGCGGCAGATCGAATTTTTAGCGGCGCTGTCAATATTTAGATTTTTTCAGAGTGATATCAGCTCCGGAAAGACAGTCTCGCCTCAGCGGCTCCAACCGTTTGGCAAGTTCTATTTTTAAAACATAACAATCACCATCTGAAAATGTCAACAAGATAATATTTCGGTGAGCAGGTCAATGAAGGATAATAGAGACAGGCGAATAAAACTCCTGTCCGGGCAGGTATTATGAATCGCCCGGAGGCGTGCTGATGGAGTTCCCTGGGCCATCGCATCCGGTCCGGAAATGAGGACGGTTTTTTGTACACAGACTTCGGCCTTGCGGAATTCAAAGTATTATACGAAGCCGGGGTGATTGAAGCGATACCGGCGATATGGGTATGAGGCCGGGAGGTTGAGCCGCTCTCGGCGATCTGAGCGCCGGTTGTTTCAGAGATTCGGGCATCATCGGGTCCAAAACGTTTGTCATGACGCATTGCCGGGGCTTTCAAGGCCGTTTGTTTCGTCGGCGCGTTCCCCCTTTTTTCCTTATTTGGTCTTCTTTTTTCTTATTTTTCCTATGGGAATAAAGGGGACAGGCCAATAATGCTTGACAAGCGCAAAATTCCACGATAAACCATTCCCCAAACACACAAAACAGGACAAAACCCATGCCAAGAACAGCCAGAATGCTCAACAAGGGCGAAAAAACCGTCTATCATGTGATTTCCCGAACCGCTCTGGACGGTTTCCCCTTTCAGGACGTGGAAAAAGAGGCCCTGGTCAAAATCATCAAAAAATTCAGACGCATCTATTTCGTTGATATCATGGGCTTTTGCGTCATGGGCAACCATTTCCACCTACTGGTGAAAATGCGCCCGGGCCATGATTTCACGGACGAACAAATCCGGGAGCGGTTTGTGAACTTCTACGGAAACGAACGGGAATTCAGGGAAGGCGACATTGAGCGTTTCCGGGAGAAATGGTCGAATCTCTCGGAATTCATCAAAGAAATCAAGCAGACCTTCTCACGGTTTTACAACAAACTTCACAACCGAAAAGGAACGCTGTGGGCCGAGCGTTTTAAAAGCGTGATCGTGGAGGATGGGAACACACTCATCAACTGCCTGGCCTATATTGACTTAAATCCTGTCCGGGCCGGTATCGTGGATCGCCCGGAGGCGTATCGCTGGAGTTCCCTGGGCCATCACATTCAGGCCGGAAATGAGGGTGGTTTTTTGTCCACGGACTTCGGCCTGGTGGAATTCAACGTGATGAACGAGGGCGAAAGAGTCAGGCGATACCGGCGATATGTGTATGAGACCGGCGCCTTGAGCCCCTCGGGAAAAGAGTTTGCGGGAACCATTGATCCCGGCGTTGTGAAAAAGGAACGAAACGCCGGATTTAACCTGACCCGAACCCGAAGGTTCGCATATCGGACACGCTATTTCACCGATTCGGGAATCATCGGCTCCAAAGCGTTTGTCAGGACGCATTACCAGAGGTTCAAAGACCGTTTTGAGTCCAAACGCGAAAAGAAGCCCAAATCCATCCAAGGGCTTGATGGAATTTATTCGTTGAAACGGCTGTCTGAATCTGTGTGACCCTGTTTTCCGCGCGATTTAAAGAGGGCATAACAGGGTTGCGGATCACCCGCTGGAATGATGGGACGGCATCATTCCAGCAAACGCACGTGCGAGTATTTTAAAATTTTATTATCAACAGTCAACAACGGAGACTCATGAATGCGGGCAGTGGCGACAATGATTTGATCGGCCGGATCACGGTGAAACTCACCTGGAAGCCGGGTAGACTCAATCGATATTTCCGGTGTCAGTTCAAGCAGTTGAATCCCCGGATAAATCAGCGCCGTTTCCATCCATTCGTCAATCGGGCAGTGTAAGGCAAGTCTGTTTATCTCCACAAGTTTAGCGACTTCCCAGCATGAAATGACGCTGACACCCAGTCCTTGATCTTCATTCGCCTGGATGCGCTCCCGGATTCCGGCGGTTAATCTGTCATCATTATGAATCCACCAAACCCAGATATGCGTATCCATTACAATCACTTGTAAACCTCCCAATCTGCTTCCGCCACCGGATCAGCCGGGTTGAGATATGTAATGGGTTTCCCCCAGAATGGGTATCGTTTTTTTTCAGCATTGCGTTTAGAACGAGGAATTATGATCACCTCGATTTTTTCACCGATATTAAATGGCAGTTTTTTTAAAGTTAACACACCTTTTTTCCCCATTGTATGCTCATACGCGTATACTTTCATTTTATTGCCTTATTTCCAATTTTTACGATGCCGTCTGATTCTTTTTTACGAGTTTATCAATTCTTATGGGTCAGGCCATTGCCCGAGCCTGGTTTAAATTTACTGTTTGAACGAAAGAGACCCCATGCCCGGCTCACTTTGGCTTTTTTCGGGTCCCGTTCAAAAATTAATTTTTCATTAAACATTTTATTTGCGCTGCCGGTCGTTGTCAAGTCATCTTCTTATGGGAGGGCCGCTCGCCCGGAACCGGTGGCGATTAAAAAAAATTCGGAATCATTGGCGCGCCGAATATGTCCGGGCGCCCTGGCGGCGCGTCTCGCTCCCAAAAAACTCCGCCATTCGGCGCGTTCCCCCTTTTTTCCTTATTTGGTCTTCTTTTTTCTTATTTTTCCTATTAAAACAATTGATTGACGCCGCTTAAATATAGCATGATGGCTCCAACGCAAAGTTTAAAATCCAAAAAAGCTTTAAAAGGCGAAGGGGGGCGATTCACATGCTCATGGGCCGGGAAACCACTCTGAGGAAAATCGAGCCGCCGGATTTATGGACCCTCTGGGCCTGGCATGAACAGGAGGACCTGTATCTGTTCAGGCGGGCCGGGGCGTTTGTGTCTTTGGATGAGCTGTCCGCGAGATTCGCGGAGCTGTTCAGGTGGAAGGGGGATTTCATCGCCGAGGCGGCGGACGGCGAGGCCCTCGCCCTGTGCTCGTATCAAAACATTGTCTGGAAAAACAGGTCCTGCGATCTGGCTTTTCAGGCGTCGCCAAACGCCCCCTCCCGTTACCATGCGTCGGACGCGGTCTCTACTCTTCTGGACTTTCTTTTCCAGGAGCTGGACATGGCCCGGGTGTCCGCCTTCACTCCCTCGTCTTTTCAACTCCACATATCCGTTCTTTCCGAAAACGGTTTCAAGCGCGAGGGGACCCTTCGGGAGCATGTGTTTCGAGACGGCGTTTACGAGGATGTGTGGACCTGGGGCATATTGAAAAAAGAGCATGAAAGGAGAAAAGGGCATGATCCGGGGATGGAGGGTCAACTTAAGGCCGGTCAGCGTTCATGACCTGCCGCATATGGTCAAATGGCGCCGGGATATGAGGCTTATGGGGTATTACGACCGGCCGGTTCCCATCTCTCCCGACGAAATGGAGATAGAGATCCGGGACCACATCAAGTCGCCGGACCGGCTGGATTTTATTGTCGAAAGCAAAAAGGGCGAGCCATTGGGGCCGGCCTTTTTTGAGCATATCGACCGGGAGAGCCGCCACGGGGAAATCAACATCATGATCGCTGAAAAAAAACGCGGGGCCGCGTTTCATGGCGCCAACTCGGCGTTTCTGCTTTTGCTTTACGCGTTCCGGAAAAT from Candidatus Desulfarcum epimagneticum encodes:
- a CDS encoding conserved hypothetical protein (Evidence 4 : Unknown function but conserved in other organisms) → MIVMDTHIWVWWIHNDDRLTAGIRERIQANEDQGLGVSVISCWEVAKLVEINRLALHCPIDEWMETALIYPGIQLLELTPEISIESTRLPGEFHRDPADQIIVATARIHESPLLTVDNKILKYSHVRLLE
- a CDS encoding conserved hypothetical protein (Evidence 4 : Unknown function but conserved in other organisms) — protein: MIRGWRVNLRPVSVHDLPHMVKWRRDMRLMGYYDRPVPISPDEMEIEIRDHIKSPDRLDFIVESKKGEPLGPAFFEHIDRESRHGEINIMIAEKKRGAAFHGANSAFLLLLYAFRKMNLRKVYGRIIEYASESRALLEAVGFKKEAVWREYFYQKGRRWDFHVYGLLRDDFERFLKTPRGRRYLKASGEK
- a CDS encoding conserved hypothetical protein (Evidence 4 : Unknown function but conserved in other organisms) — its product is MKVYAYEHTMGKKGVLTLKKLPFNIGEKIEVIIIPRSKRNAEKKRYPFWGKPITYLNPADPVAEADWEVYK
- a CDS encoding hypothetical protein (Evidence 5 : Unknown function), with protein sequence MYTDFGLAEFKVLYEAGVIEAIPAIWV
- a CDS encoding conserved hypothetical protein (Evidence 4 : Unknown function but conserved in other organisms), translating into MPRTARMLNKGEKTVYHVISRTALDGFPFQDVEKEALVKIIKKFRRIYFVDIMGFCVMGNHFHLLVKMRPGHDFTDEQIRERFVNFYGNEREFREGDIERFREKWSNLSEFIKEIKQTFSRFYNKLHNRKGTLWAERFKSVIVEDGNTLINCLAYIDLNPVRAGIVDRPEAYRWSSLGHHIQAGNEGGFLSTDFGLVEFNVMNEGERVRRYRRYVYETGALSPSGKEFAGTIDPGVVKKERNAGFNLTRTRRFAYRTRYFTDSGIIGSKAFVRTHYQRFKDRFESKREKKPKSIQGLDGIYSLKRLSESV
- a CDS encoding hypothetical protein (Evidence 5 : Unknown function), giving the protein MLMGRETTLRKIEPPDLWTLWAWHEQEDLYLFRRAGAFVSLDELSARFAELFRWKGDFIAEAADGEALALCSYQNIVWKNRSCDLAFQASPNAPSRYHASDAVSTLLDFLFQELDMARVSAFTPSSFQLHISVLSENGFKREGTLREHVFRDGVYEDVWTWGILKKEHERRKGHDPGMEGQLKAGQRS